A part of Pararhizobium sp. A13 genomic DNA contains:
- a CDS encoding protease modulator HflC → MNNRLPYILIGLALVLMTAYSSVFIVNQRQQAIVVRFGEIRDVKSEPGLYFKLPFAFMDADRVQYVEKQALRFDLDNIRVQVSGGKFYEVDAFVVYKIADPRRFRETVSGDRESAESRLRTRLDASLRRVYGLRGFESALSEERASMMREVRADLKTDAESLGLNIEDVRIRRTDLTQEVSQQTFERMKAERLAEAELIRARGIEKGQTRRAVADRQVVEFIAEAQRDSEILRGQGEAERTGVFADAFARDPQFFEFYRSMTAYDQAIGSPDTTLVLSPDSEFFRYFNSSDGTSVPSVAQPATGN, encoded by the coding sequence ATGAACAATCGTCTCCCCTATATTCTGATCGGCCTCGCGCTTGTCCTGATGACGGCCTATTCCTCCGTCTTCATCGTCAACCAGCGCCAGCAGGCGATCGTCGTTCGTTTCGGTGAGATCAGGGACGTCAAGAGCGAGCCGGGCCTCTACTTCAAGCTTCCCTTTGCCTTCATGGATGCCGACCGCGTGCAGTATGTCGAGAAGCAGGCGCTGCGCTTCGATCTCGACAACATCCGCGTCCAGGTCTCCGGCGGCAAGTTCTATGAGGTCGATGCCTTCGTCGTCTACAAGATCGCCGATCCCCGTCGCTTCCGCGAAACGGTTTCCGGCGATCGGGAATCGGCCGAATCGCGGCTGCGTACCCGCCTCGACGCTTCGCTGCGCCGGGTTTACGGTCTCCGCGGCTTTGAATCCGCACTTTCCGAAGAGCGGGCATCGATGATGCGCGAAGTGCGCGCTGACCTGAAGACCGATGCTGAATCGCTCGGTCTCAACATCGAAGATGTCCGTATCCGCCGCACCGACCTGACGCAGGAAGTCTCGCAGCAGACTTTCGAGCGGATGAAGGCCGAGCGTCTGGCGGAAGCCGAGTTGATCCGCGCCCGGGGTATCGAGAAGGGCCAAACGCGCCGCGCGGTTGCTGATCGTCAGGTGGTCGAGTTCATCGCCGAAGCGCAGCGCGATTCGGAAATCCTTCGCGGTCAGGGCGAGGCCGAGCGGACCGGCGTCTTTGCCGATGCCTTTGCGCGCGATCCGCAGTTCTTCGAGTTCTACCGCTCGATGACGGCTTATGATCAGGCGATCGGCAGCCCGGATACGACGCTGGTGCTGTCGCCGGACTCGGAATTCTTCCGCTATTTCAATAGCTCGGACGGGACTTCTGTTCCATCGGTCGCTCAGCCTGCGACAGGAAACTGA
- the hflK gene encoding FtsH protease activity modulator HflK, producing the protein MPWSNQNGGGGGPWGGGGNKGPWGQGPNRPRGGRGNGGPPDLEEIFRRGQDQLKNVVPGGFNGGVAAIIGLLVVGFVLINSIYTVQPDERGVEMRFGKPKEEISMPGLHYHFWPLEKVELVKITEQQQNIGSKSGLGSQSSAGLMLSGDQNIVNVQFSVLFSVTDPKAYLFNVENPAETLQQVAESAMREVVGRRPAQDIFRDNRQAIAADVKTTIQATMDTYGAGISVNTVAIEDAAPPREVADAFDEVQRAEQDEDRFVEEANQYANQVLGKARGQAAQLREEAAAYKGRVVKEAQGEAQRFISVYDAYAKAPDVTRKRLYLETMQSVLGKSKKVILDEKNGQGVLPYLPLNEIGKPAQSGGAQ; encoded by the coding sequence ATGCCCTGGAGCAATCAGAACGGCGGCGGCGGCGGTCCTTGGGGCGGCGGCGGAAACAAGGGGCCCTGGGGCCAGGGGCCGAACCGCCCGCGCGGTGGCCGTGGCAATGGCGGTCCGCCGGATCTCGAGGAAATCTTCCGCCGGGGACAGGATCAGCTGAAGAACGTTGTGCCGGGCGGTTTCAACGGCGGTGTTGCCGCGATCATCGGCCTTCTTGTTGTCGGCTTTGTGCTGATCAATTCGATCTACACCGTCCAGCCGGACGAGCGCGGTGTCGAAATGCGGTTCGGCAAGCCCAAGGAAGAAATTTCCATGCCGGGTCTGCATTACCATTTCTGGCCGCTTGAAAAGGTCGAACTGGTCAAGATCACCGAGCAACAGCAGAATATCGGCAGCAAGTCGGGCCTCGGCAGCCAGTCGTCGGCCGGCCTGATGCTGTCCGGCGACCAGAACATCGTCAACGTGCAGTTCTCCGTGCTGTTTTCCGTGACCGACCCGAAGGCCTATCTCTTCAATGTCGAGAACCCGGCCGAGACACTGCAGCAGGTTGCCGAAAGCGCCATGCGCGAGGTGGTGGGGCGCCGTCCGGCGCAGGACATTTTCCGCGATAACCGTCAGGCGATCGCGGCCGACGTGAAGACGACGATCCAGGCTACGATGGATACCTACGGCGCCGGCATTTCCGTCAACACGGTTGCCATCGAAGATGCGGCACCGCCACGCGAAGTGGCTGATGCCTTCGACGAAGTGCAGCGCGCCGAACAGGACGAAGACCGTTTCGTGGAAGAGGCCAACCAGTATGCCAACCAGGTGCTCGGCAAGGCCCGCGGTCAGGCCGCCCAGCTCCGCGAAGAGGCTGCCGCCTACAAGGGCCGTGTCGTCAAGGAAGCGCAGGGTGAGGCGCAGCGCTTCATCTCGGTCTACGACGCCTATGCCAAGGCGCCCGACGTGACGCGCAAGCGTCTCTATCTCGAAACGATGCAGAGCGTTCTCGGGAAGTCCAAGAAGGTCATCCTCGACGAGAAGAACGGGCAGGGCGTGCTACCTTATCTTCCGCTCAATGAAATCGGCAAGCCCGCACAGTCGGGAGGGGCCCAGTAA
- a CDS encoding dihydrofolate reductase, protein MSEPKVTIVVAVSSNGVIGRDGGLPWHLPTDLKRFKALTLGKPVIMGRKTWASIGRPLPGRPNIVISRDPDFRAEGATAVRSLEEAVTLARQQARALGVDEVCVIGGGEIYRQAIGAADILHITEVAAEVGGDTRFPPVDPAVFDKIVDEPLPQGEKDSHAMRFSTWRRKS, encoded by the coding sequence ATGAGTGAGCCGAAAGTTACCATCGTCGTTGCCGTCTCATCAAACGGTGTGATCGGCCGCGACGGCGGGTTGCCATGGCATCTGCCGACCGATCTCAAGCGCTTCAAGGCGCTGACGCTTGGAAAACCGGTGATCATGGGGCGCAAGACCTGGGCGTCGATCGGAAGGCCGCTGCCCGGGCGGCCCAACATCGTCATCAGTCGCGATCCGGATTTTCGCGCCGAGGGTGCGACGGCCGTCCGCTCGCTGGAAGAAGCCGTCACGTTGGCACGGCAGCAGGCAAGAGCCCTCGGGGTCGATGAGGTCTGCGTCATCGGCGGCGGTGAAATCTACCGGCAGGCCATTGGTGCTGCCGACATCCTGCACATCACGGAAGTGGCTGCGGAGGTCGGTGGCGACACACGCTTTCCGCCGGTCGATCCCGCCGTTTTCGACAAGATCGTCGATGAGCCGTTACCGCAGGGGGAAAAGGACAGCCATGCCATGCGGTTCTCGACCTGGCGGCGCAAAAGCTAA
- a CDS encoding glutathione S-transferase family protein produces the protein MLTLIHAPLSRSGRILWLLEELGAEYEVRYVSIRRWDGSGGPDDNNPHPHKQVPALLHNGSLVTESTAIAQYLTELFPDSEMGRRPEHPERGAYLSWLAYYAGVIEPVGTAFISGLTQTSPNLAKGYEDMCAHVVATLDRQPYLLGAQISAADLMLGGALAWMRKLLPESISVDRYVKTLTSRPALARAREIDSKPDGFHE, from the coding sequence ATGCTGACACTGATCCATGCGCCCTTGTCGCGCTCGGGCCGAATCCTGTGGCTGCTGGAAGAGTTGGGGGCGGAATACGAGGTTCGTTATGTTTCGATCCGCCGCTGGGACGGTTCGGGCGGGCCGGACGACAACAATCCGCATCCGCACAAGCAGGTTCCCGCCCTTTTGCATAACGGCTCGCTGGTCACGGAATCAACCGCGATCGCGCAGTATCTGACGGAACTCTTTCCGGATTCCGAGATGGGGCGGCGACCGGAGCATCCGGAGCGGGGTGCCTATCTGTCCTGGCTTGCCTACTACGCCGGTGTGATCGAACCCGTGGGAACCGCCTTCATCAGCGGCCTGACGCAGACCAGTCCGAACCTTGCGAAAGGCTATGAGGATATGTGCGCGCACGTGGTCGCCACGCTTGACAGGCAGCCCTATTTGCTCGGCGCACAGATCAGCGCGGCCGATCTCATGCTGGGCGGCGCGCTTGCGTGGATGCGCAAGCTGCTGCCGGAAAGCATAAGCGTCGATCGTTACGTGAAAACATTGACATCGCGCCCCGCGCTTGCCCGTGCCCGCGAGATCGACAGCAAGCCGGACGGATTTCATGAGTGA
- a CDS encoding thymidylate synthase, with amino-acid sequence MQQYLDLLRQVMETGSDRGDRTGTGTRSVFGYQMRFDLSEGFPVLTTKKLHLKSIIHELLWFLKGDTNIAYLKENGVNIWDEWANENGDLGPVYGYQWRSWPTHDGRHLDQIAALVEGLKKNPNSRRHIVSAWNPALVDEMALPPCHCLFQFYVSDGKLSCQLYQRSGDIFLGVPFNIASYALLTLMVAQVCGLQPGDFVHTFGDAHIYHNHFDQVREQLARTPKPLPKMHLNPDVTDLFSFKFEDFELTGYEAHSHIKAPVAV; translated from the coding sequence ATGCAACAATATCTCGATCTTTTGCGTCAGGTGATGGAGACCGGTTCCGATCGCGGCGACCGGACGGGAACGGGCACCCGCTCTGTCTTCGGCTATCAGATGCGCTTCGACCTGTCTGAGGGCTTCCCGGTCCTGACGACCAAGAAGCTGCACCTGAAATCGATCATCCACGAACTGCTCTGGTTCCTGAAGGGCGACACCAACATCGCCTATCTCAAGGAAAACGGCGTCAACATCTGGGACGAATGGGCGAACGAGAACGGCGACCTCGGCCCCGTCTACGGCTATCAGTGGCGATCCTGGCCGACCCATGACGGCCGCCATCTCGACCAGATCGCGGCGCTCGTCGAGGGCCTGAAAAAGAACCCGAACTCCCGCCGTCATATTGTCTCTGCCTGGAACCCGGCGCTGGTGGACGAGATGGCGCTGCCGCCGTGCCACTGCCTGTTCCAGTTCTATGTTTCGGACGGCAAGCTGTCCTGTCAGCTCTATCAGCGCTCGGGGGATATCTTCCTCGGGGTACCCTTCAACATCGCCTCCTATGCGCTGCTGACGCTGATGGTGGCGCAGGTTTGCGGCCTTCAGCCTGGGGATTTCGTCCATACGTTCGGGGACGCCCATATCTACCACAACCACTTCGATCAGGTGCGCGAACAACTGGCCAGAACGCCGAAACCTTTGCCGAAGATGCACTTGAACCCGGATGTGACGGATCTATTTTCCTTTAAATTCGAAGACTTTGAGCTGACCGGCTACGAAGCTCATTCACATATCAAAGCGCCGGTTGCAGTGTGA
- a CDS encoding DUF2853 family protein yields the protein MTDYLADVQKYDRSADEAVVNKIVKHLGIALRNKDSALVSATDQTELDRVKEKWCAKKLGVTGPDADAAVDAVAKTMAGDRSKSRVTFYYLVAKQLGKLATL from the coding sequence ATGACGGATTATCTCGCAGATGTGCAGAAGTATGACAGAAGCGCCGATGAGGCCGTTGTGAACAAGATTGTCAAACATCTGGGAATCGCATTGCGCAACAAGGATTCCGCGCTCGTCTCCGCCACCGACCAGACGGAACTCGATCGCGTGAAGGAGAAATGGTGCGCCAAGAAGCTCGGTGTCACCGGGCCGGATGCGGACGCGGCCGTCGATGCCGTTGCCAAGACCATGGCCGGCGACCGGTCGAAGTCGCGTGTGACGTTCTATTATCTGGTGGCAAAACAACTCGGCAAGCTCGCGACGCTCTAA
- a CDS encoding SspB family protein, which translates to MGQDHIRYDILAQDALRSVIRKVLTEVAATGHLPGDHHFFITFLTGAPGVRISQHLKAKYAEQMTIVVQHQFWDLKVTETQFEIGLSFSDTPEKLVIPFNAIRGFYDPSVNFELEFDVAATEEDEGAEITAYPITQTEKTADSETDTAAKSGDDGKKESGSVISLDSFRKKN; encoded by the coding sequence ATGGGCCAAGACCATATCCGCTACGACATTCTCGCGCAGGACGCCCTTCGCAGCGTCATTCGCAAGGTCTTGACCGAAGTCGCAGCCACAGGCCACCTTCCCGGCGATCACCACTTCTTCATCACCTTCCTCACCGGTGCTCCGGGCGTGCGCATCTCCCAGCACCTCAAAGCCAAATATGCCGAGCAGATGACGATCGTCGTCCAGCATCAGTTCTGGGACTTGAAGGTCACCGAGACGCAGTTCGAAATCGGCCTGTCCTTCTCCGATACCCCTGAAAAGCTGGTCATCCCGTTCAACGCCATTCGCGGCTTCTACGATCCCTCGGTCAATTTCGAGTTAGAGTTCGATGTCGCCGCGACTGAGGAGGATGAAGGCGCCGAGATCACCGCCTATCCGATCACGCAGACCGAGAAGACGGCCGATTCCGAGACCGACACCGCGGCGAAGTCCGGCGATGACGGCAAGAAGGAGAGCGGCTCGGTCATCTCGCTCGATTCCTTCCGCAAGAAGAACTGA
- a CDS encoding DUF4169 family protein codes for MAGDVVNLRQFRKQKARTEKDKLAEQNRISFGRTKAEKKLTRTLNDRAEKAHEHGRRETAPGQTDDKA; via the coding sequence ATGGCCGGCGACGTCGTCAATCTCCGTCAGTTCCGCAAGCAGAAGGCGCGGACGGAAAAGGACAAGCTCGCCGAGCAGAATCGTATTTCCTTCGGCCGGACCAAGGCCGAGAAAAAACTGACCAGGACGCTGAACGACAGGGCTGAAAAGGCGCATGAGCACGGCCGGCGCGAGACGGCGCCGGGTCAGACCGACGATAAGGCATAG
- a CDS encoding ribbon-helix-helix domain-containing protein — translation MIRKHSATLHGHRTSFSLEEPFWLELKTIADTRKIALAQLIAEIDDGRLADSNLSSALRVHVLNWIKTHRA, via the coding sequence TTGATCCGCAAGCATTCCGCGACACTGCATGGCCACCGCACCAGCTTCTCGCTGGAAGAGCCCTTCTGGCTGGAATTGAAGACGATCGCCGACACCCGGAAAATCGCGCTTGCGCAGCTGATCGCCGAAATTGACGATGGACGCCTAGCCGACAGCAATCTTTCCTCGGCGCTCCGGGTCCATGTGCTGAACTGGATCAAGACGCACCGGGCTTGA
- a CDS encoding AsmA-like C-terminal region-containing protein — protein sequence MLSRILVFVGGLLVVALFAALIAPLFVDWTDFRKDFEREASRIMGKPVVVYGSVDARLIPFPSVTLNDVRVGQSESGEPLIQVARFSMDAELAPFLSGEALIFDMRLEQPKAKIRLLPDGTLDWARGRKASIPAKIVVLENVAITGGQIDFIDEQTGRTRRINGLEADLSARSLAGPWKMEGRAALDGEAGSFAFSSSEADDEAGTLGLRARLTPDKRPFGVELDGDLKIVDFKPVYQGKFTLTENKPAEAHQVSDQSGALRVTGGFELTNERIRVPEFRLEIGPKDDPYLVTGEATLDTGKEQEFLLLADGQQIDVSRIGNTGEAGKTGRDPAISIRQRLAAMMAIAADIPIPQVPGRASLKLPAIVIGDTTVRDVRLDLRPDGAGWMVDNAVAQLPGRTQFEAKGRLQLSGQRAFRGEMLVASNQPSGLATWVAGSVDPAIRKLKTAGFSATVNLTDTLQQFERLEVAAGPAVLRGRIERQALDGAPPNLSLQLKGNRIDLEALQALAGLVAGDASNETVLSHTIAADLSAEHFSAFNEDASDVQLVATLKNGQLQAERLSIGNLAGTQLALSGRMSGDLSTPVVSAKMKLASSDPTPFLKMIERHAAAHPALERLVKSGPYYSDAALDVTVTSGGQDGKAPVTFGIIGTANGTKIAANYQAPNVAQALTGQGILLEATMENPSTPVLLGQIGFDPLPFDADANAIFSVKLQGADGQKANGSLTFTTERTSLSANGDIDLSRENFLSGQSKITLESRDFEPFLLLQGIGLPQMGTGLPLALKADITTTPEAVTVSAIEGNADGNAFSGTIAIDRKNAGKATGQIALDTLDLAWIGEGIVGPVQDTASGDLSTSPVVRPAWSGLDVALDFSTKRFWPGVYGAVSDLTGKLIWKGDQIAFDTLSGNWLGGKVEGRMLLGNGDGSGFFQTRLDLKDADLATTAWKTRGAAVAEGKADLTIAMEASGKTARAMVESASGSGTATLKDAVIHGLNTAALPDIMAAADRLEGDVTPDSIKPIAEKHVLTGQVVLGAVTVPFNIAGGTLRAQNVTAGDAAANLSVDAEISFPDERMSAGVTIQFNPGEEALTGAEAQVKLEYAGLLQSPGLTLDATDLSNFLSLRAFERERRRVETLQANVLEKQRLRREVALYKANAAEREAARLRAIEEERRRQLAVEAAARQKAEADARALAEKKAAEEAAAAKVAEEAAAAKAAEEAARKAEEEKNLLPFDPTGGVLRGGELPAPQEGGTTGVPAEQQPTVQTPQQGLDFNTLPGVAPQ from the coding sequence GTGCTTTCGCGAATTCTGGTTTTCGTCGGTGGTCTTCTGGTCGTGGCTCTATTTGCCGCGCTGATTGCGCCACTGTTCGTGGACTGGACCGATTTTCGCAAGGATTTCGAGCGCGAGGCCAGCCGGATCATGGGAAAGCCCGTGGTCGTGTACGGTAGTGTCGATGCCCGGCTGATCCCGTTCCCCTCGGTCACCCTCAACGATGTCCGCGTCGGTCAGTCCGAGAGCGGAGAGCCGCTGATCCAGGTTGCGCGTTTCTCGATGGATGCGGAGCTTGCACCGTTCCTTTCCGGCGAAGCGCTGATCTTCGACATGCGGCTGGAACAGCCGAAGGCGAAGATACGTCTATTGCCGGATGGCACGCTTGACTGGGCGCGCGGACGCAAGGCTTCCATTCCGGCAAAGATCGTGGTCCTCGAAAACGTTGCGATCACGGGCGGCCAGATCGACTTCATCGACGAGCAGACCGGGCGGACCCGACGGATCAACGGGCTCGAAGCCGATCTCTCTGCCCGTTCGCTCGCCGGACCATGGAAGATGGAAGGCCGCGCGGCATTGGACGGCGAGGCAGGGAGCTTCGCCTTTTCCAGCAGTGAGGCCGATGACGAGGCCGGAACGCTTGGCCTGCGAGCGCGATTGACCCCGGACAAGCGCCCGTTTGGTGTGGAATTGGACGGTGATCTGAAGATCGTCGACTTCAAGCCGGTTTACCAGGGCAAGTTCACGCTGACCGAAAACAAGCCCGCCGAGGCGCATCAGGTGTCCGATCAATCCGGTGCCTTGCGGGTGACGGGCGGCTTCGAGCTGACCAATGAGCGTATCCGCGTGCCTGAATTCCGTCTCGAGATCGGCCCGAAGGACGATCCCTATCTGGTGACCGGCGAGGCGACGCTCGATACCGGCAAGGAACAGGAATTCCTGCTTCTGGCCGATGGCCAGCAGATCGACGTCAGCCGCATCGGCAACACCGGCGAGGCGGGCAAGACCGGTCGCGACCCGGCCATCTCGATCCGCCAGAGGCTTGCCGCGATGATGGCGATCGCGGCGGATATCCCGATCCCGCAGGTGCCGGGGCGGGCGAGTTTGAAGCTGCCGGCGATCGTGATCGGCGATACGACGGTGCGCGATGTCCGCCTTGACCTGAGGCCGGACGGGGCCGGCTGGATGGTCGACAATGCGGTGGCGCAACTTCCCGGCCGCACGCAGTTCGAGGCCAAGGGCAGGCTGCAACTGAGCGGCCAGCGCGCTTTCCGCGGCGAAATGCTCGTCGCGTCCAACCAGCCGTCGGGCCTTGCGACCTGGGTTGCCGGTTCGGTCGATCCGGCTATCCGAAAGCTGAAGACTGCCGGTTTTTCCGCCACCGTCAACCTTACCGACACGCTGCAGCAGTTCGAGCGCCTCGAAGTCGCCGCCGGGCCTGCCGTGTTGCGCGGCCGGATCGAGCGGCAGGCGCTTGATGGCGCGCCGCCGAATCTGTCGCTGCAGCTCAAGGGAAACCGCATCGATCTTGAGGCGCTGCAGGCATTGGCGGGGCTGGTGGCGGGCGATGCGTCGAACGAAACGGTGCTTTCCCACACGATCGCCGCCGATCTTTCGGCCGAGCATTTCTCCGCTTTCAATGAGGATGCCAGCGACGTGCAGCTGGTGGCGACCTTGAAAAATGGCCAGCTGCAAGCCGAACGCCTCTCCATCGGCAATCTCGCCGGAACGCAACTGGCCTTGTCAGGGCGCATGAGCGGCGACCTCTCGACACCTGTGGTTTCGGCCAAGATGAAGCTGGCTTCGTCGGATCCGACGCCTTTTCTGAAGATGATCGAGCGTCATGCAGCCGCCCATCCGGCGCTGGAGCGGCTGGTGAAAAGCGGCCCCTATTACTCGGACGCGGCCCTCGACGTGACCGTGACCTCCGGCGGCCAGGACGGCAAGGCGCCGGTGACCTTCGGCATTATCGGCACCGCGAACGGCACGAAGATCGCTGCCAATTATCAGGCGCCGAATGTGGCGCAGGCGCTTACCGGGCAAGGCATCCTGCTGGAGGCGACGATGGAGAACCCTTCGACGCCGGTGCTGCTCGGCCAGATCGGCTTCGATCCGCTGCCGTTCGACGCCGACGCCAATGCGATTTTCTCGGTCAAGCTGCAGGGTGCGGACGGCCAGAAGGCCAACGGCTCGCTGACCTTTACCACCGAGCGGACGTCGCTGTCGGCCAATGGCGATATCGATCTGTCGCGCGAGAATTTCCTTTCCGGCCAATCGAAGATCACGCTGGAAAGCCGCGACTTCGAGCCGTTCCTGCTGCTGCAGGGGATTGGCCTGCCGCAGATGGGAACGGGTCTGCCGCTGGCGCTGAAGGCCGATATCACGACAACGCCGGAAGCGGTGACCGTCTCGGCAATCGAGGGCAACGCCGACGGCAACGCCTTCTCCGGGACCATCGCCATCGACCGGAAGAACGCCGGCAAGGCGACGGGGCAGATTGCGCTCGATACGCTCGATCTGGCCTGGATCGGCGAAGGCATCGTCGGACCCGTTCAGGATACGGCGAGCGGCGATCTGTCGACGTCGCCTGTCGTGCGGCCGGCATGGAGCGGGCTCGACGTCGCTCTTGATTTTTCCACCAAGCGGTTCTGGCCGGGTGTCTACGGAGCCGTGTCCGACCTGACCGGCAAGCTTATCTGGAAGGGCGACCAGATAGCGTTCGATACGCTGTCCGGCAACTGGCTGGGTGGCAAGGTCGAGGGCCGCATGTTGCTCGGCAACGGCGACGGTTCCGGCTTTTTCCAGACGCGGCTTGACCTAAAGGATGCAGACCTTGCCACGACGGCCTGGAAAACGCGCGGTGCGGCGGTCGCGGAGGGCAAGGCCGACCTGACGATTGCGATGGAGGCCTCCGGCAAGACGGCGCGGGCGATGGTTGAATCGGCCAGCGGATCCGGTACGGCGACACTTAAGGATGCCGTCATTCACGGCCTCAACACAGCGGCGCTGCCGGATATCATGGCGGCTGCCGATCGGTTGGAAGGGGACGTCACGCCGGATTCCATCAAGCCCATTGCCGAGAAGCACGTGTTGACGGGGCAGGTGGTGCTTGGCGCGGTGACGGTGCCCTTCAATATTGCCGGCGGTACCCTGCGGGCGCAGAACGTGACGGCGGGTGACGCTGCTGCCAATCTCTCTGTCGATGCCGAAATCAGCTTTCCCGACGAACGGATGAGCGCGGGCGTAACTATCCAATTCAACCCGGGCGAGGAAGCGTTGACCGGCGCCGAGGCGCAGGTGAAGCTGGAGTATGCGGGCCTGCTTCAGTCCCCCGGCCTGACGCTGGACGCCACCGACCTGTCGAATTTCCTGTCGCTCAGGGCCTTCGAGCGGGAACGCCGTCGTGTCGAGACGCTGCAGGCGAATGTGCTGGAAAAACAGCGGCTGCGGCGGGAAGTGGCGCTCTACAAGGCCAATGCCGCCGAACGCGAGGCGGCTCGGCTGCGGGCCATCGAAGAAGAGCGGCGCCGCCAACTTGCCGTGGAAGCGGCAGCGCGGCAGAAGGCGGAAGCCGACGCCAGGGCGCTTGCCGAGAAGAAGGCCGCGGAGGAGGCGGCTGCAGCCAAGGTGGCGGAAGAGGCGGCTGCAGCCAAGGCGGCGGAGGAGGCGGCGCGCAAAGCCGAGGAAGAGAAGAACCTTCTGCCGTTCGATCCGACCGGTGGCGTGTTGCGGGGCGGCGAACTGCCCGCGCCGCAGGAGGGCGGAACGACCGGAGTGCCTGCTGAGCAGCAGCCGACGGTCCAGACGCCGCAGCAGGGGCTCGACTTTAATACGCTGCCCGGCGTTGCGCCGCAGTAA
- a CDS encoding FAD-linked oxidase C-terminal domain-containing protein, with the protein MALKAIKAGIRNETGIAAALRLMSERFGDRFQTGEAIRAQHAHTTTYIPAQLPDGVVFPESADEVEAIVAIASEHGVPLIAFGTGSSLEGHINAPHGGISVDMSRMDKVLEVNASDFDCTVQPGITREALNIYLRDTGLFFPIDPGANASIGGMASTRASGTNAVRYGTMKDNVLAVTAVTAGGKEIRTAHRARKSSAGYDLTRLFVGAEGTLGILTSITLRLQGIPDMIAGGVCSFPSVSDACNTVILTIQSGIPVARIELLDAVQMRASNAYSGLSFPEMPTLFVEFHGSAESVALQSKHFGEIATEFGSSEFLWTANTQERNALWKARHNAYWAQKSLAPGLAILSTDVCVPISRLADCVEATHEDILSNGLIAPIVGHAGDGNFHVGLLFDDKDDADIAKAEAFVARLNERALAMDGTCTGEHGIGQGKMPFLEAELGDALDLMRQVKRALDPGNIFNPGKIFAM; encoded by the coding sequence ATGGCGTTGAAGGCGATCAAGGCGGGCATCCGCAACGAAACCGGCATAGCTGCCGCCCTGCGGCTGATGAGCGAGCGGTTCGGCGATCGTTTCCAGACCGGCGAGGCCATCCGGGCGCAGCATGCCCACACGACGACCTATATTCCTGCGCAATTGCCCGACGGCGTCGTCTTTCCAGAAAGTGCGGACGAGGTCGAGGCGATCGTCGCGATTGCCAGCGAGCATGGCGTTCCGCTGATCGCCTTTGGCACGGGGTCCTCGCTCGAAGGCCATATCAACGCGCCGCATGGCGGCATCAGCGTCGATATGAGCCGCATGGACAAGGTGCTCGAGGTCAATGCCAGCGATTTCGATTGCACTGTCCAGCCGGGGATCACCCGGGAAGCGCTGAACATCTATCTGCGCGACACGGGCCTCTTTTTCCCGATCGATCCGGGCGCCAATGCCTCGATCGGCGGCATGGCATCGACGCGGGCGTCCGGCACGAACGCGGTGCGCTACGGCACGATGAAGGACAATGTGCTCGCCGTGACGGCGGTGACGGCGGGAGGCAAGGAAATCCGCACGGCGCATCGGGCCAGGAAGTCGTCGGCGGGCTACGATCTCACCCGCCTTTTCGTGGGTGCCGAGGGGACGCTTGGCATCCTCACCTCGATCACACTCCGGCTGCAGGGCATCCCGGACATGATCGCGGGCGGCGTCTGCTCGTTTCCGTCCGTGAGCGATGCCTGCAACACGGTGATCCTGACCATCCAGTCGGGCATTCCGGTGGCACGGATCGAACTGCTGGACGCCGTACAGATGCGGGCAAGCAATGCCTATTCCGGATTGTCCTTCCCTGAAATGCCGACTCTGTTCGTCGAGTTTCACGGCAGTGCCGAGAGCGTGGCGCTGCAATCGAAGCACTTCGGCGAGATAGCCACCGAATTCGGTAGTTCCGAATTCCTCTGGACGGCCAATACCCAGGAGCGCAACGCCCTGTGGAAGGCGCGGCACAATGCCTATTGGGCACAGAAGAGCCTGGCGCCCGGGTTGGCTATACTCTCCACCGACGTCTGCGTGCCGATCTCGCGGCTTGCCGATTGCGTCGAGGCGACGCATGAGGACATTCTCTCCAATGGCCTGATCGCCCCGATCGTCGGGCATGCGGGTGACGGGAACTTTCACGTCGGCTTGCTGTTCGACGACAAGGACGACGCCGACATTGCGAAGGCGGAGGCATTCGTCGCCCGCCTCAACGAGCGGGCGCTGGCGATGGATGGCACCTGCACCGGCGAGCACGGCATTGGACAGGGCAAGATGCCGTTTCTCGAGGCTGAGCTTGGCGACGCGCTCGATCTGATGCGGCAGGTGAAGCGGGCGCTCGATCCAGGCAACATCTTCAATCCCGGCAAGATTTTTGCCATGTGA